The Flexivirga oryzae genome has a segment encoding these proteins:
- the glyA gene encoding serine hydroxymethyltransferase, producing the protein MTTPFYGPDFDGLQQFDPDIAGVLLSELDRIRGGLQLIASENMSSPQVITALGSTLTNKYAEGYPGRRYYGGCAEVDKAETLAIERCKALFDADHANVQPHSGASANQAVYGAFTQPGDTVLAMALPMGGHLTHGAKVSFSGKWFNAVHYGVDKETEDIDYAEVERLAKEHKPKIILAGGSAIPRLIDFEFFRNLADEVGAIFWVDAAHFIGLVAGKAIPSPVPYADVVSFTTHKVLRGPRAGAIVCKEEHAKAIDKAVFPMMQGGPQMHSIAAKAVNFKECATPEYADYAKQVIANAQQLATSLGEHGIRPTTGGTDTHLSLHDLQGIGVAGADAEKRADAAGIVLNKNAIPFDPAKPNIASGIRVGSPCVTTQGMGIEEMKLIADLINTAITKGDGDPEHPVAKEVRGQVTELVERFPAYPR; encoded by the coding sequence ATGACCACTCCCTTCTACGGCCCGGACTTCGACGGGCTGCAGCAGTTCGACCCCGACATCGCCGGGGTCCTGCTCTCCGAGCTGGACCGCATCCGCGGCGGCCTGCAGCTGATCGCCAGCGAGAACATGTCCAGCCCGCAGGTCATCACGGCACTGGGCTCGACGCTCACCAACAAGTACGCCGAGGGCTACCCGGGGCGCCGCTACTACGGCGGGTGCGCGGAGGTCGACAAGGCCGAGACGCTCGCGATCGAGCGCTGCAAGGCGCTGTTCGACGCCGACCACGCCAACGTCCAGCCGCACTCCGGTGCCAGCGCCAACCAGGCGGTGTACGGCGCCTTCACCCAGCCCGGCGACACCGTCCTGGCGATGGCCCTGCCGATGGGCGGCCACCTGACCCACGGCGCCAAGGTCAGCTTCTCCGGCAAGTGGTTCAACGCCGTCCACTACGGCGTCGACAAGGAGACCGAGGACATTGACTACGCCGAGGTCGAGCGGCTTGCCAAGGAGCACAAGCCGAAGATCATCCTCGCCGGCGGTTCGGCGATCCCGCGGCTGATCGACTTCGAGTTCTTCCGCAACCTGGCCGACGAGGTAGGCGCGATCTTCTGGGTCGACGCCGCGCACTTCATCGGTCTGGTCGCCGGCAAGGCCATCCCCAGCCCGGTCCCGTATGCCGACGTCGTGTCCTTCACCACCCACAAGGTGCTGCGCGGCCCGCGGGCCGGCGCGATCGTCTGCAAGGAGGAGCACGCCAAGGCCATCGACAAGGCCGTCTTCCCGATGATGCAGGGCGGCCCGCAGATGCACTCGATCGCCGCGAAGGCGGTCAACTTCAAGGAGTGCGCGACCCCGGAGTATGCCGACTACGCCAAGCAGGTCATCGCCAACGCCCAGCAGCTGGCGACCTCGCTCGGTGAGCACGGCATCCGCCCGACGACCGGCGGCACCGACACCCACCTGTCGCTGCACGACCTGCAGGGCATCGGGGTCGCCGGCGCCGACGCCGAGAAGCGCGCCGACGCGGCGGGCATAGTGCTCAACAAGAACGCCATCCCCTTCGACCCGGCCAAGCCGAACATCGCCTCCGGCATCCGCGTCGGCTCGCCCTGTGTCACCACCCAGGGCATGGGCATCGAGGAGATGAAGCTGATCGCCGACCTGATCAACACCGCGATCACCAAGGGTGACGGCGACCCGGAGCACCCGGTCGCGAAGGAGGTGCGCGGTCAGGTCACGGAGCTGGTCGAGCGCTTCCCGGCGTACCCTCGCTGA
- a CDS encoding DMT family transporter, which translates to MTGRWAVWTMLLGAIVLEVAATLSLRASDGLRQLTWLIPIVIGYGGSFVLLAQVLKEGMPVGVAYGVWSAIGVVLTALLGKVIFSDPLTARMGLGIVLVIGGVVLLESESAH; encoded by the coding sequence ATGACCGGACGCTGGGCGGTGTGGACAATGCTCCTCGGGGCGATCGTGCTGGAGGTGGCCGCGACGTTGAGCCTGCGCGCCTCCGACGGCCTCCGGCAACTGACCTGGCTGATCCCGATCGTGATCGGTTACGGCGGGTCGTTCGTGCTGCTCGCGCAGGTGCTGAAGGAGGGTATGCCGGTCGGCGTCGCCTACGGCGTCTGGTCCGCGATAGGCGTCGTGCTGACGGCGCTGCTCGGCAAGGTCATCTTCAGCGACCCGCTGACCGCGAGGATGGGGCTCGGCATCGTGCTGGTCATCGGTGGTGTCGTGCTGCTCGAGAGCGAGTCCGCCCACTGA
- a CDS encoding MraY family glycosyltransferase, with product MREYLLIAIVAAAITFITTPAIRWAAVRWNAVTPVRGRDVHTVPIPRLGGVALLVGFGAAILVARQLPYLGHRINFSSLLWVLAAAAIVTALGAIDDLRELDPLTKVAGTIVAALVMSVLGGVQLLFLPILGTATYFPQSVLFGLTVLVVIATTQAVNFADGLDGLAAGTTAIAATAFFIWSYSSRQDFGPDVFTLATFISAAIVGCCLGFLPHNFHPAKLFMGDAGSLLLGLLLSAALISFTGNFDPSADQGQRSQVAILLPIALPVLVLALPVLDVVLAFVRRGGRFWRPDKKHLHHRLMRMGHPHRQAVLLLYLWSASVSGGVLSFNFLSTKLATAVLVGLVLLCLVLTLGLPRLTRQRA from the coding sequence GTGCGTGAATACCTGCTGATCGCGATCGTGGCGGCGGCGATCACCTTCATCACCACACCGGCCATCCGGTGGGCGGCGGTGCGTTGGAACGCCGTCACGCCGGTGCGCGGTCGCGACGTGCACACGGTGCCGATCCCGCGGCTGGGCGGCGTCGCGCTGCTCGTCGGCTTCGGCGCCGCCATCCTGGTGGCGCGGCAACTGCCCTACCTGGGCCACCGGATCAACTTCTCGAGCCTGCTGTGGGTGCTGGCGGCCGCGGCGATCGTCACCGCGCTCGGCGCGATCGACGACCTGCGCGAGCTGGATCCGCTGACCAAGGTGGCCGGCACAATCGTCGCAGCGCTGGTGATGTCGGTGCTCGGGGGAGTGCAGCTGCTCTTCCTGCCGATCCTGGGCACCGCCACCTACTTCCCGCAGTCGGTGTTGTTCGGGCTCACCGTCCTCGTGGTCATCGCGACCACCCAGGCGGTCAACTTCGCCGACGGCCTGGACGGCCTCGCGGCGGGCACGACCGCGATCGCGGCGACGGCGTTCTTCATCTGGAGCTACTCCTCCCGGCAGGACTTCGGCCCGGACGTCTTCACCCTGGCCACCTTCATCTCGGCGGCGATCGTCGGATGTTGCCTGGGCTTCCTGCCGCACAACTTCCACCCCGCGAAGCTCTTCATGGGCGACGCGGGGTCGTTGTTGCTCGGGTTGTTGCTGTCGGCGGCGCTCATCTCGTTCACCGGCAACTTCGACCCGTCCGCCGACCAGGGGCAGCGGTCCCAGGTCGCGATCCTGCTGCCGATCGCCCTGCCCGTGCTGGTCCTGGCCCTGCCGGTGCTCGACGTCGTGCTGGCGTTCGTGCGGCGGGGCGGTAGGTTCTGGCGACCCGACAAGAAGCACCTGCACCACCGGCTGATGCGGATGGGTCACCCGCACCGCCAGGCGGTGCTGCTGCTCTACCTGTGGTCGGCGTCGGTGTCGGGCGGGGTGCTCTCGTTCAACTTCCTGTCCACGAAGCTGGCGACCGCGGTCCTGGTGGGGCTGGTCCTGCTGTGTCTCGTGCTGACCCTCGGACTGCCCCGGCTGACCCGTCAGCGGGCCTGA
- a CDS encoding VOC family protein: MAIARTPNLVIDCPDPGRLATFYGTLLDFEVKVDDDNSWAEIRSESWPPISFQQVAGYRPPQWPGQEHPQQMHLDVVVDDLDAAEGPTIELGATKCQEQPGTTFRVFLDPAGHPFCLCNC, translated from the coding sequence ATGGCTATCGCACGCACACCCAACCTGGTGATCGACTGCCCCGACCCGGGGCGACTCGCGACGTTCTACGGCACCCTGCTCGACTTCGAGGTCAAGGTCGACGACGACAACAGCTGGGCGGAGATCCGCAGCGAGTCGTGGCCGCCGATCAGCTTCCAGCAGGTCGCCGGCTACCGTCCGCCGCAGTGGCCAGGGCAGGAGCACCCGCAGCAGATGCACCTTGACGTGGTCGTCGACGACCTCGACGCCGCGGAGGGTCCGACGATCGAGCTGGGTGCGACGAAGTGCCAGGAGCAGCCGGGTACGACGTTCCGGGTCTTCCTCGACCCCGCGGGGCATCCGTTCTGTCTGTGTAACTGTTGA
- the prfA gene encoding peptide chain release factor 1, translated as MIESASAVADEYADLERQLADPAVHADPKALRRLNKRYAALAPTVAAYRAWTAARDDLAAARELAAEDASFAEEIPALEATVDETEGKLRTLLLPRDEDDDRDVILEIKAGAGGAESALFAADLVRMYLRYAEHAGWRAEITDGTESDLGGYTDVRLAIRAKGQPEPGKAPWAKLKYEGGVHRVQRVPVTESQGRIHTSAVGVLVMPDLDDGDEEEIEFGPNDLKIDVYRSSGPGGQSVNTTDSAVRITHLPSGLVVSCQNEKSQLQNKEAALRVLKARLRQLAQEERDAEASAARRSQVRTMDRSERIRTYNFPENRIADHRTGYKSYNLDAVLDGDLEAVVQSAIDTDEAAKMAAVAEGSTSA; from the coding sequence ATGATCGAGTCAGCGTCAGCAGTCGCCGACGAATACGCCGACCTGGAGCGCCAATTGGCCGACCCCGCCGTGCACGCCGACCCGAAGGCGCTGCGCCGCCTCAACAAGAGGTATGCCGCGCTCGCGCCCACCGTTGCGGCATACCGCGCCTGGACCGCCGCCCGTGACGACCTCGCGGCGGCGCGGGAACTCGCCGCCGAGGACGCGTCGTTCGCCGAGGAGATCCCGGCGCTGGAGGCCACCGTCGACGAGACGGAGGGCAAGCTGCGCACGTTGCTGCTGCCGCGGGACGAGGACGACGACAGGGACGTCATACTCGAGATCAAGGCGGGGGCCGGTGGTGCCGAGTCTGCTTTGTTCGCAGCAGATCTGGTGCGCATGTACCTCCGCTACGCCGAGCACGCCGGGTGGCGTGCCGAGATCACCGACGGCACCGAGTCCGACCTGGGTGGTTACACCGACGTGCGCCTCGCGATCCGGGCGAAGGGGCAGCCCGAGCCGGGGAAGGCGCCCTGGGCGAAGCTGAAGTACGAGGGCGGGGTCCACCGGGTGCAGCGGGTGCCGGTCACCGAGAGCCAGGGGCGCATCCACACCTCCGCGGTCGGCGTGCTCGTGATGCCCGACCTGGACGACGGTGATGAGGAGGAGATCGAGTTCGGGCCGAACGACCTGAAGATCGACGTCTACCGCTCCTCGGGGCCCGGCGGTCAGTCGGTCAACACCACTGACTCCGCTGTCCGGATCACGCACCTGCCGTCCGGGCTGGTCGTCTCCTGTCAGAACGAGAAGTCGCAGTTGCAGAACAAGGAAGCGGCGTTGCGGGTGCTCAAGGCCCGGCTGCGGCAGTTGGCGCAGGAGGAGCGCGACGCCGAAGCGTCCGCGGCTCGGCGCTCGCAGGTGCGCACAATGGACCGCAGTGAGCGGATCCGCACCTACAACTTCCCGGAGAACCGCATCGCCGACCACCGCACCGGTTACAAGTCCTACAACCTCGACGCGGTGCTCGATGGTGACCTGGAGGCGGTCGTGCAGTCCGCGATCGACACCGACGAGGCCGCGAAAATGGCTGCGGTTGCTGAAGGTTCGACCTCAGCGTGA
- a CDS encoding F0F1 ATP synthase subunit B, with translation MIQQFAADSSSANNPLLPNGTLIAELIAFVIILVVIAKWVVPPINKAMSERQQQIRDQFDDLDKSKAAADAERDKYHSALSDAQAEAGRIRQQAHEDGAQIVSESRTQAQTEAQRIVDSANAQTEQSKQQAEVQLRQHIGSLSTDLASKIVGESLHDDARHHAVIERFLADLESGAVKPEKVTAAPAEEA, from the coding sequence ATGATCCAGCAATTCGCGGCTGATTCGTCCTCGGCGAACAACCCGCTGCTGCCCAATGGCACGCTGATCGCCGAGCTGATCGCATTCGTGATCATCCTGGTCGTGATCGCCAAGTGGGTCGTACCACCGATCAACAAGGCGATGTCCGAGCGGCAGCAGCAGATCCGCGACCAGTTCGACGACCTGGACAAGTCGAAGGCCGCCGCGGACGCCGAACGCGACAAGTACCACTCGGCGCTGAGCGATGCGCAGGCTGAGGCCGGCCGCATCCGCCAGCAGGCGCACGAGGACGGTGCACAGATCGTCTCGGAGAGCCGCACCCAGGCGCAGACCGAGGCGCAGCGCATCGTCGACAGCGCCAACGCGCAGACCGAGCAGTCCAAGCAGCAGGCGGAAGTCCAGTTGCGGCAGCACATCGGTTCGCTCTCCACGGACCTGGCCAGCAAGATCGTCGGTGAGTCGTTGCACGACGACGCACGGCACCACGCCGTCATCGAGCGGTTCCTGGCCGACCTGGAGTCGGGTGCGGTGAAGCCGGAAAAGGTGACCGCAGCACCGGCCGAGGAAGCCTGA
- the prmC gene encoding peptide chain release factor N(5)-glutamine methyltransferase has protein sequence MSSVRSLLASATERLAAAGVPSAAADARLLLAHAWEVSVGELQRRQVLGEEPADVVEAQFGELVEQRLTRVPLQHLTGSAPFRGLELRVGPGVFTPRPETEMLVDLVLSELAGRDDPSVVDLCTGSGAIALAIKHEAPAASVAGVELDPMAHAWATRNAELLGLDVAIELGAAQGALAGREGSLDVVVSNPPYIPVGMEPIDPEVRDHDPEVALYGGSDDGLRIPLEVADRAAELLRPGGLLVMEHADSQGDSLPTALARRGWSDVADHTDLTGRPRAVTARKSR, from the coding sequence GTGAGCAGCGTTCGCTCGCTGCTCGCGTCGGCGACCGAGCGGCTGGCCGCGGCGGGCGTCCCGAGTGCAGCAGCGGATGCGCGTCTGTTGCTGGCCCACGCTTGGGAGGTGTCGGTGGGGGAGTTGCAGCGTCGCCAGGTGCTGGGTGAGGAGCCGGCCGACGTGGTCGAGGCGCAGTTCGGCGAGCTGGTCGAGCAGCGGCTGACACGTGTCCCGTTGCAGCACCTGACCGGATCTGCGCCGTTCCGTGGGCTCGAACTCCGTGTCGGGCCAGGCGTTTTCACTCCACGGCCGGAGACGGAGATGCTGGTCGACCTGGTGCTGTCCGAGCTCGCGGGTCGCGACGACCCGTCGGTGGTGGACCTGTGCACCGGCTCCGGTGCGATCGCACTTGCGATCAAGCACGAGGCGCCGGCCGCATCGGTTGCCGGCGTCGAACTCGACCCGATGGCGCACGCCTGGGCCACCCGCAACGCCGAGCTGCTCGGCCTCGACGTGGCCATCGAGCTCGGCGCGGCCCAGGGGGCTCTCGCCGGCCGCGAGGGGTCACTCGATGTCGTGGTCAGCAATCCGCCGTACATCCCCGTCGGGATGGAGCCGATCGACCCCGAGGTGCGCGACCACGATCCCGAGGTGGCCCTGTATGGCGGGAGCGACGACGGCCTGCGCATCCCGCTCGAAGTCGCGGACCGTGCCGCCGAGCTGCTACGACCGGGCGGCCTGCTCGTGATGGAACACGCTGACAGTCAAGGTGATTCGCTGCCCACAGCACTGGCCCGCCGAGGGTGGTCCGACGTCGCCGATCACACGGACCTGACCGGCCGTCCCCGCGCGGTGACGGCACGCAAGAGCCGCTGA
- a CDS encoding L-threonylcarbamoyladenylate synthase gives MSPVFDCNVPQTRDEGISTAAEAIFRGECVVMPTDTVYGIAADAFNPTAVAQLLEAKGRGREMPPPVLVPSRQTVDGLAMAVPSYAGRLMDAFWPGGLTLVFRAQQSLAWDLGDTNGTVGLRMPDDEIAIALLESTGPLAVSSANRTGKPSATTVTEAGFMLGHFVDIYLDGGERNTNAASTILDCTKADPVVLREGTISNEELQRVLGDVELITGRAINSLPDDEPVDLTKPDEPADADDEAATPVDLGKNAAETPENQPDDHPDDE, from the coding sequence GTGAGCCCAGTCTTCGATTGCAATGTCCCCCAGACGCGCGACGAAGGCATCAGCACAGCGGCCGAGGCGATCTTCCGCGGCGAATGCGTCGTCATGCCGACCGACACGGTCTACGGCATCGCCGCCGACGCCTTCAACCCGACGGCGGTGGCACAGCTGCTGGAGGCCAAGGGCCGTGGGCGGGAGATGCCGCCGCCGGTGCTCGTCCCCTCGCGGCAGACTGTCGACGGGCTGGCGATGGCCGTTCCGTCATACGCCGGACGCCTGATGGACGCGTTCTGGCCGGGCGGGCTGACCCTCGTCTTCCGGGCGCAGCAGTCGCTGGCCTGGGACCTCGGCGACACCAACGGCACCGTCGGTCTGCGGATGCCCGACGACGAGATCGCGATCGCCCTGCTGGAGAGCACCGGCCCGCTCGCCGTCAGCTCGGCCAACCGCACCGGCAAACCGTCCGCCACGACGGTGACCGAAGCCGGTTTCATGCTCGGGCACTTCGTCGACATCTACCTGGACGGCGGCGAGCGGAACACCAACGCCGCGTCGACCATCCTGGACTGCACCAAGGCCGACCCGGTCGTGCTGCGCGAGGGGACGATCAGCAACGAGGAGCTGCAGCGGGTCCTCGGCGACGTCGAGCTGATCACCGGGCGCGCGATCAACTCCCTGCCCGACGACGAGCCGGTCGACCTCACCAAGCCCGACGAGCCCGCGGATGCGGACGACGAAGCCGCCACGCCCGTCGACCTCGGCAAGAACGCCGCCGAAACCCCCGAGAACCAGCCCGATGACCACCCCGACGACGAATAG
- a CDS encoding LLM class flavin-dependent oxidoreductase: MRFAYVVPYTTELEFVELARLGEEHGWDAVFSWEAVFRHDAWATLAAAAVSTERIRLGTLITPVPRYRPWDLAARVGSVDRLSGGRVVLGAGLGAPNANWLAFEPDDGRAVRAQRLDEGLDILTGLLGGQPFSYDGRHFSARPVTELAPPPPVQRPHPPIWLVGALVRGRQRQPSLARAARYDGIFPAVARAAEGQSGITLETFGEIVQRVRDFRAEAGLGDRPYDFVIEGDSYHGFVEVEGGPADWEAAGATWWVESWWDLPETSETVDELRRRITAGPPRN, translated from the coding sequence ATGAGGTTCGCATATGTCGTCCCGTACACGACCGAGCTGGAGTTCGTCGAGCTGGCCCGGCTCGGCGAGGAGCACGGCTGGGACGCCGTATTCAGCTGGGAGGCGGTGTTCCGGCACGACGCCTGGGCGACGCTGGCCGCGGCCGCGGTGTCGACCGAGCGCATCCGGCTGGGCACGCTGATCACTCCCGTGCCGCGGTACCGACCCTGGGATCTGGCGGCGCGCGTCGGCAGCGTCGACCGGTTGTCCGGCGGCCGGGTCGTCCTCGGCGCCGGACTGGGGGCGCCCAACGCCAACTGGCTGGCGTTCGAGCCGGACGACGGCCGCGCGGTGCGCGCGCAACGGCTGGACGAGGGGCTCGACATACTCACCGGCCTGCTCGGCGGGCAGCCGTTCAGCTACGACGGACGCCACTTCAGCGCCCGGCCGGTCACCGAGCTCGCGCCGCCACCGCCGGTGCAGCGCCCGCATCCGCCGATCTGGCTGGTCGGCGCACTGGTCCGCGGCCGGCAGCGGCAGCCGTCACTGGCGCGTGCGGCGCGGTATGACGGCATCTTCCCCGCCGTCGCGCGCGCAGCGGAGGGCCAGTCCGGCATCACCCTCGAGACGTTCGGCGAGATCGTGCAGCGGGTGCGGGACTTCCGGGCGGAGGCCGGGCTCGGCGACCGGCCGTACGACTTCGTGATCGAGGGCGATTCCTACCACGGTTTCGTCGAGGTGGAGGGCGGGCCGGCCGACTGGGAGGCGGCGGGTGCGACCTGGTGGGTCGAGTCCTGGTGGGACCTGCCCGAGACGTCGGAGACGGTCGACGAACTGCGCCGACGGATCACCGCCGGCCCGCCCCGAAATTAG
- the atpB gene encoding F0F1 ATP synthase subunit A has product MTHLATETEINPGHHITFQAFGMTFNADTIWSTVIAGLIVIALGLYMVHKMGDKVPSKIQLAWEGLVQTVTKQVEDSLGRVNPFVIPLAITLFAFILICNWLEMIPTDDKLVSPTADVNLTYAMAIFVIIGVHIHSVRERGIGGYIKHYFQPYPILFPLNLIEEITKPVTLALRLFGNIFSSGIMIAMIALFPTYILWGPNVVWKLFDLFIGLIQAFIFALLTILYFGMASEHHEEGHESAAATADEKEDVATPAAA; this is encoded by the coding sequence ATGACGCACCTCGCCACCGAGACGGAGATCAACCCGGGGCACCACATCACGTTCCAGGCGTTCGGCATGACCTTCAATGCCGACACCATCTGGTCGACCGTGATCGCGGGGTTGATCGTCATCGCCCTGGGCCTCTACATGGTCCACAAGATGGGCGACAAGGTCCCGTCCAAGATCCAGCTGGCCTGGGAAGGCCTGGTGCAGACGGTCACCAAGCAGGTCGAGGACTCACTCGGGCGGGTCAACCCGTTCGTGATCCCCCTGGCGATCACCCTGTTCGCGTTCATCCTGATCTGCAACTGGCTCGAGATGATCCCGACCGACGACAAGCTCGTGTCGCCGACCGCGGACGTCAACCTGACCTACGCGATGGCGATCTTCGTGATCATCGGCGTGCACATCCACAGCGTGCGCGAGCGGGGGATCGGCGGCTACATCAAGCACTACTTCCAGCCCTATCCGATCCTGTTCCCGCTGAACCTCATCGAGGAGATCACCAAGCCGGTCACGCTCGCGCTGCGACTTTTCGGCAACATCTTCTCCAGCGGCATCATGATCGCGATGATCGCGCTGTTCCCGACATACATCCTGTGGGGACCCAACGTCGTCTGGAAGTTGTTCGACCTGTTCATCGGACTCATCCAGGCCTTCATCTTCGCGCTGCTGACCATCCTCTACTTCGGTATGGCGAGCGAGCACCACGAAGAAGGACACGAGAGTGCCGCAGCCACTGCGGACGAGAAGGAAGACGTCGCGACCCCGGCCGCTGCGTGA
- the rpmE gene encoding 50S ribosomal protein L31, with product MKKDIHPSYGETVVTCTCGATFTTRSTAPSGSISADVCSQCHPFYTGKQKILDTGGRVARFQERYGKKAAAK from the coding sequence ATGAAGAAGGACATTCACCCGTCCTACGGTGAGACCGTGGTCACCTGCACCTGTGGCGCCACCTTCACCACCCGCAGCACCGCCCCGTCCGGCTCGATCAGCGCCGACGTGTGCTCGCAGTGCCACCCCTTCTACACCGGCAAGCAGAAGATTCTGGACACCGGTGGTCGTGTCGCCCGCTTCCAGGAGCGCTACGGCAAGAAGGCAGCTGCCAAGTAG
- a CDS encoding F0F1 ATP synthase subunit C: MADSSSLDSAIKTAGAFVGGGLALGGGAIGASIGDGLAGSATINGVARQPEAQSRLMTIFFLTVGLAEAMYFINLAFMALFVFVLGK; this comes from the coding sequence ATGGCAGACTCATCGAGCCTCGACTCGGCAATCAAGACCGCCGGAGCCTTCGTCGGCGGTGGCCTCGCCCTCGGCGGTGGTGCCATCGGTGCGTCGATCGGTGACGGCCTCGCCGGTAGCGCCACCATCAACGGTGTCGCTCGCCAGCCGGAGGCACAGAGCCGGTTGATGACGATCTTCTTCCTCACCGTCGGTCTGGCCGAGGCGATGTACTTCATCAACCTCGCGTTCATGGCACTGTTCGTGTTCGTTCTTGGCAAGTAA
- a CDS encoding AtpZ/AtpI family protein, with protein MSPDDRELPGLQLRELVGIGGVAVGSIVLGTLVGLWLDNDLGTMPILTLCGLALGILGAGFLSWRRIRLFLRAGDPPANWGPETYDDDDDDN; from the coding sequence GTGAGTCCCGATGACCGAGAGCTGCCTGGCCTGCAGTTGCGGGAGCTGGTTGGTATCGGCGGCGTCGCAGTCGGTAGCATCGTGCTCGGCACGCTGGTCGGTCTCTGGCTCGACAACGATCTCGGGACGATGCCGATCCTCACTCTCTGTGGGCTCGCGCTCGGGATCCTCGGAGCCGGCTTTCTCTCGTGGCGCCGGATCCGGCTGTTCCTTCGTGCGGGGGACCCTCCTGCGAACTGGGGACCCGAGACTTATGACGACGACGATGACGACAACTAG
- a CDS encoding pentapeptide repeat-containing protein, with the protein MDAGRHRRLTDSVPVELIDEVYDGPALREVLASATDALTLVRCDLRHADLRDADLTEVTFTDCLLDGIRLDGAALGGATFTGCRLMGAAMPQTRGLGFALQRCNLFAANLAGAILSHTDLTGCRFTEAVLRGADLRSSIFDGCELIHADLHEAKLDGADLRGAALGPCDLNRLRAMQGAIITTEQARDIVIELSGVTVVDNA; encoded by the coding sequence GTGGACGCCGGGCGTCACCGGCGGCTGACAGACTCGGTGCCCGTGGAGCTCATCGACGAGGTGTATGACGGGCCGGCGCTGCGCGAGGTGCTGGCGTCCGCCACAGACGCGCTGACCCTGGTCCGGTGCGATCTGCGGCACGCCGACCTGCGTGACGCCGACCTGACCGAGGTGACGTTCACCGACTGTCTGCTGGACGGGATCCGGTTGGACGGTGCAGCACTCGGCGGCGCGACCTTCACCGGCTGCCGCCTGATGGGGGCGGCGATGCCACAGACCCGCGGGCTGGGCTTCGCGCTGCAGCGCTGCAACCTGTTCGCGGCCAACCTGGCCGGAGCGATCCTCTCGCACACCGACCTGACCGGTTGCCGGTTCACCGAGGCCGTGCTGCGCGGCGCCGACCTGCGCTCATCGATCTTCGACGGCTGCGAGCTGATCCACGCGGACCTCCACGAGGCGAAGCTCGACGGTGCCGACCTGCGGGGTGCGGCTCTCGGGCCGTGCGACCTGAACCGGTTGCGCGCGATGCAGGGCGCGATCATCACGACCGAGCAGGCCCGCGACATCGTCATCGAGCTGTCCGGGGTGACGGTCGTCGACAACGCCTGA
- a CDS encoding F0F1 ATP synthase subunit delta, which produces MQGASRRGLASARQALEAQIGSGSDAGALGDELLAIAQVLGSSVPLRRALTDPSSESADRTALAGRVFDAKVSDAAQHVVRTAVGQRWSDERDLGDGLERLGVEAVLTAAERAGRLDDVEDELFRFERTITGDRDLADALSDRRRDGKDKADLVGKLLEGKAAPETIRLARQAAANPRGRAVERELGSYVAIAAELRNRLAATVTSAVELTDAERARLGDALAGIYGRPVHLNTVVDPSVVGGLRVQVGDEVIDGTIATRLEDARRAMAG; this is translated from the coding sequence ATGCAGGGCGCATCCCGACGTGGCCTGGCTTCGGCCCGGCAGGCGTTGGAGGCTCAGATCGGGTCCGGCTCCGACGCGGGCGCACTCGGCGACGAGCTGCTCGCCATCGCCCAGGTGCTCGGCTCCAGCGTGCCGCTGCGCCGGGCGCTGACCGACCCGTCCAGCGAGTCGGCGGACCGTACGGCGCTCGCCGGCCGGGTCTTCGACGCCAAGGTCAGCGACGCCGCGCAACATGTGGTGCGCACCGCGGTCGGGCAGCGGTGGAGCGACGAGCGCGATCTCGGCGACGGCCTGGAACGCCTCGGTGTGGAGGCTGTCCTCACCGCCGCGGAGCGGGCCGGTCGCCTCGACGACGTCGAGGACGAACTGTTCCGTTTCGAGCGGACCATCACCGGTGACCGTGACCTGGCCGACGCGCTGTCGGACCGGCGCCGCGACGGCAAGGACAAGGCCGACCTCGTCGGCAAGCTGCTGGAGGGCAAGGCCGCACCGGAGACGATCCGCCTCGCCCGGCAGGCCGCCGCCAACCCGCGGGGTCGCGCGGTCGAGCGTGAACTCGGGTCGTATGTCGCCATCGCGGCCGAGCTGCGCAACCGGCTCGCCGCAACGGTGACCTCGGCCGTGGAGCTGACCGACGCCGAGCGTGCCCGGTTGGGTGACGCGCTCGCCGGCATCTACGGACGCCCGGTGCACCTCAACACCGTTGTCGACCCGAGCGTCGTCGGAGGCCTGCGGGTGCAGGTCGGCGACGAAGTGATCGACGGCACCATCGCAACCCGACTGGAGGATGCCCGCCGCGCCATGGCGGGCTGA